Proteins encoded by one window of Rubinisphaera margarita:
- the recA gene encoding recombinase RecA → MAKARSRNNSSSSSSSDNGSPGKVLDNALGQIEKAFGKGSIMRLSENAVDDVKGIPSGALSLDLALGGKGYPRGRIIELFGPESSGKTTLALHAIASAQKQGGVAAFVDAEHALDPSWAKRLGVNLEDLLVSQPSYGEEGLQIAEMLIKSNAVDIIVVDSVAALVPKAELDGEIGDTHVGLQARMMSQAMRKLTGAIAKAKTTVVFINQIREKIGVMFGSPETTPGGRALKFYCSCRIDVRKISTLKEGEETTGIRMKAKIVKNKVAPPFRVAEFDMLNTCGISYEADILDLAVGERVIERSGSWFSYGSTRLGQGREKARLFLVENPDITTELRQKILDKKGFEAAAITGAEVEEEATVEAEE, encoded by the coding sequence ATGGCCAAAGCACGCTCACGGAATAACTCGTCTTCGTCGTCGTCCTCGGACAATGGCAGTCCCGGTAAAGTTCTCGATAATGCTCTGGGACAGATCGAAAAGGCATTTGGAAAAGGCTCGATCATGCGCCTTTCCGAGAATGCCGTGGATGATGTGAAAGGAATTCCCTCGGGAGCCCTTTCACTGGACCTGGCGCTCGGCGGAAAAGGCTATCCGCGTGGCCGAATCATCGAACTGTTCGGTCCGGAATCGAGCGGGAAAACGACGCTCGCACTGCACGCGATCGCCAGTGCCCAGAAACAGGGGGGCGTAGCCGCCTTCGTTGACGCCGAGCACGCTCTGGATCCTTCCTGGGCGAAACGTCTCGGCGTGAATCTGGAAGACCTGCTGGTCAGCCAGCCCTCCTATGGGGAAGAAGGTCTGCAGATCGCCGAGATGCTCATCAAGTCGAATGCGGTCGATATCATTGTTGTCGACTCGGTCGCAGCCCTGGTTCCGAAGGCCGAACTGGATGGCGAGATTGGCGATACGCACGTCGGCCTGCAGGCTCGCATGATGAGCCAGGCGATGCGGAAACTGACCGGTGCAATCGCCAAAGCGAAGACCACGGTCGTCTTCATCAACCAGATCCGCGAGAAGATTGGCGTGATGTTCGGTAGTCCGGAAACGACTCCCGGCGGACGTGCCCTCAAGTTCTACTGCTCCTGCCGCATCGACGTTCGCAAGATCAGCACGTTGAAAGAGGGAGAAGAAACGACCGGAATTCGCATGAAAGCGAAGATCGTGAAGAACAAGGTCGCCCCTCCCTTCCGAGTGGCCGAGTTCGACATGCTCAACACCTGTGGCATTAGCTACGAAGCGGATATTCTTGATCTCGCGGTGGGTGAGCGAGTCATCGAGCGATCGGGCAGCTGGTTCAGTTATGGTTCGACCCGACTTGGACAGGGACGGGAGAAAGCGCGCTTATTCCTCGTCGAGAATCCGGACATCACCACTGAATTGCGGCAGAAGATCCTGGACAAGAAGGGCTTTGAAGCGGCTGCAATCACCGGAGCGGAGGTGGAAGAGGAAGCGACCGTCGAGGCAGAAGAATAG
- a CDS encoding sulfatase family protein, whose amino-acid sequence MNLPLLLSIAVAFLLGLSTSFSAAGSERPNLLLITADDLGLQLGCYGDNAARTPHLDKLAKRSRLFENAYVAQASCSPSRSAMFTGLYPHANGQYGLLNAGVGFQLHESLHSQTLPALLKQAGYSTGILGKLHVGPENVFPFDVRIRSDTRDVVATTEKAGDFFRKTQQPYFFMANFSDPHVHGRSPRPPKEAFPTQYKGIPREPLKVGQVPPFPFQRLDHPEEIERITQYYNAVSRFDEGVGLLLDQLAKAGHAENTVVLFVSDHGPPFFRGKTSCYEGGVKVPMLLHWPGVFDSGDRTEALVSTVDILPTFLEAAGIENSRSLHGDSLTKTAGDANWRKTLATEFHYHGSSPFFPRRTIRNERFKLIHNLLAAKKSATERVDGDAAYQLAMESDGVSDATRAAFERAVNPPEFELYDLQNDPWEFDNLAEDKDHQAVLRQMKQALVDWRKTTEDPLLTEDGMKRIGKFEQRKKK is encoded by the coding sequence ATGAATCTACCTCTGTTGCTGTCGATTGCAGTCGCGTTTCTGCTCGGTCTTTCGACGTCCTTTTCCGCGGCAGGTTCTGAACGGCCCAATCTGCTCCTGATCACGGCTGACGATCTCGGTCTGCAACTCGGGTGTTACGGAGACAACGCCGCTCGCACACCGCATCTGGACAAGCTCGCCAAACGCAGTCGACTGTTTGAGAACGCCTATGTCGCGCAGGCTTCGTGCAGTCCTTCGCGAAGTGCCATGTTCACCGGACTCTACCCGCATGCGAACGGCCAGTACGGACTGCTCAACGCGGGGGTCGGGTTTCAGCTGCACGAATCGCTGCATTCGCAGACCCTCCCTGCCCTGCTGAAGCAGGCCGGTTATTCAACCGGCATTCTGGGCAAGTTGCATGTCGGGCCGGAAAACGTGTTCCCGTTCGATGTGCGGATTCGAAGCGACACGCGAGACGTGGTCGCCACCACGGAGAAAGCCGGCGACTTCTTTCGAAAGACGCAGCAGCCGTACTTCTTCATGGCGAACTTTTCCGATCCTCACGTCCACGGCCGAAGCCCCCGGCCCCCGAAGGAAGCGTTTCCGACACAGTATAAAGGCATTCCCCGGGAACCGCTGAAGGTCGGGCAAGTGCCCCCCTTCCCATTTCAGCGGCTCGATCATCCCGAAGAGATCGAACGCATCACTCAGTATTACAATGCCGTTTCTCGCTTCGATGAAGGCGTCGGCCTGCTGCTGGATCAGCTGGCGAAAGCGGGACACGCGGAGAATACGGTCGTGTTATTCGTATCGGATCATGGTCCTCCGTTCTTTCGGGGCAAGACCTCGTGCTACGAAGGAGGCGTGAAAGTGCCGATGCTCCTGCACTGGCCCGGCGTCTTTGATTCGGGAGACAGGACAGAGGCACTGGTGTCGACTGTCGATATCCTGCCGACCTTTCTTGAAGCAGCCGGGATCGAGAACTCGCGGAGCCTCCACGGGGACTCCCTGACGAAGACGGCTGGCGATGCGAACTGGCGGAAGACGCTCGCCACGGAATTCCACTATCATGGCAGCTCGCCGTTCTTCCCACGACGGACAATCCGCAATGAGCGGTTCAAGCTGATCCACAATTTACTCGCTGCAAAGAAGTCAGCGACTGAGAGAGTCGATGGCGATGCCGCCTACCAGCTGGCCATGGAGTCGGACGGTGTTTCCGACGCCACCCGCGCCGCCTTCGAACGGGCGGTGAACCCGCCGGAATTCGAACTCTACGATCTGCAGAATGATCCGTGGGAGTTCGATAATCTGGCCGAAGACAAGGACCATCAGGCCGTGCTCCGCCAGATGAAACAGGCTCTGGTCGACTGGCGGAAGACCACAGAGGATCCGCTGCTGACGGAGGACGGAATGAAACGCATCGGGAAGTTTGAACAGAGAAAGAAAAAGTAG
- a CDS encoding pyrroloquinoline quinone-dependent dehydrogenase, with protein sequence MSQIWRSALLLAVVVCQSSVEVAGQQPGESIDWITVGGDRGCQRYSEMTQITRENVGQLEVAWTYHTGELDRVPQKIIECTPLIIDGVMYVTTGHRRVVALKADTGDVLWEFDPMELEHPYPLASGGVNRGLAYWKDAESGKERIFHGISDGRLFSFIPETGELDPDFGTDGVKDLREDIDRDLTRLPYGPTSAPAVCGDRVILGFSCGEGPGDAAPGDVRAFDVHTGKQVWAFRTVPEPGEFGNETWDGDSWKNRGGANAWGGVSVDEQRQLVFCGLGSAAFDFYGGDRKGQNLFANCTIAIDARTGERVWHFQTLHHDLWDHDLPVYPNLITVDHDGRKIEAVAQVTKTGHVFLFNRETGKPLFEVVEKPVPASDVPGEQAWPTQPIPVKPPAFSVQHFDETNVTNIGKENRDFVLEKMQSLRRGPAYNPPSLEGTVVIPGYHGGANWSGASYDPETGLLYVNSNNVPNILTLARADEKAPYDYQHRGYIQFLDQEGYPAIEPPWGQLSAIDLNAGTIRWQVPLGEYAELTARGIPQTGTETFGGTIVTAGGLVFIGGTKDEKFHAFDKQSGKLLWEHQLDAGGYATPATYAVNGKQYVVIAAGGAGKLRTRAGDAFVAFALPN encoded by the coding sequence ATGTCTCAAATTTGGAGATCCGCTCTGCTTCTGGCCGTTGTCGTATGCCAGTCGTCAGTCGAAGTTGCTGGTCAACAGCCCGGAGAGTCGATCGACTGGATCACCGTCGGGGGGGATCGCGGCTGCCAGCGCTATTCCGAGATGACTCAGATCACTCGCGAGAACGTCGGCCAGCTCGAGGTAGCGTGGACCTATCACACCGGCGAACTCGATCGCGTGCCACAGAAGATCATCGAATGCACGCCGCTGATCATCGATGGCGTGATGTACGTGACGACCGGACACCGACGTGTGGTCGCTTTGAAAGCCGACACCGGCGACGTGTTGTGGGAGTTTGATCCCATGGAGCTTGAGCATCCCTACCCTCTGGCTTCGGGCGGCGTGAATCGTGGACTCGCGTACTGGAAGGATGCGGAGAGCGGCAAGGAACGGATCTTTCACGGCATCTCCGACGGACGACTATTTTCTTTCATTCCCGAGACCGGCGAACTCGATCCGGACTTTGGGACTGACGGAGTCAAGGATCTGAGAGAGGATATCGATCGCGATCTGACCCGGCTTCCTTACGGACCGACCTCTGCCCCGGCGGTCTGTGGCGATCGCGTGATCCTTGGTTTCTCCTGCGGCGAAGGTCCCGGAGATGCCGCTCCGGGCGACGTTCGCGCCTTCGATGTTCATACAGGCAAACAAGTCTGGGCCTTCCGCACAGTTCCGGAACCGGGCGAGTTTGGCAACGAAACCTGGGACGGCGATTCATGGAAGAACCGCGGAGGGGCCAATGCCTGGGGCGGCGTAAGTGTCGATGAACAGCGGCAACTCGTTTTTTGCGGTCTCGGTTCGGCGGCGTTCGATTTTTATGGAGGCGATCGCAAGGGGCAGAACCTGTTCGCGAACTGCACCATTGCGATAGACGCCCGAACCGGTGAGCGAGTCTGGCACTTTCAGACCTTGCACCATGACCTGTGGGATCACGATCTGCCAGTCTATCCCAACCTTATCACTGTCGATCACGACGGCAGGAAGATCGAAGCCGTCGCGCAGGTGACGAAAACCGGTCACGTCTTCCTGTTCAATCGGGAGACCGGTAAGCCGCTCTTTGAAGTGGTCGAGAAGCCGGTGCCTGCGTCGGATGTTCCGGGAGAACAGGCCTGGCCGACCCAGCCGATCCCCGTCAAACCTCCCGCGTTCAGCGTGCAGCACTTCGATGAAACGAACGTAACGAATATTGGAAAAGAGAATCGCGACTTCGTACTGGAAAAGATGCAATCACTCAGACGGGGGCCGGCTTATAACCCGCCGAGCCTGGAAGGTACGGTCGTAATTCCCGGATATCATGGCGGGGCGAACTGGTCGGGAGCCTCCTACGATCCCGAGACCGGCCTGCTGTACGTGAACTCGAACAATGTGCCGAACATTCTCACACTGGCCAGGGCGGATGAGAAGGCACCCTACGACTATCAGCATCGGGGCTATATTCAATTTCTCGATCAGGAAGGCTATCCGGCGATTGAACCGCCATGGGGCCAGCTGAGTGCGATCGATCTGAATGCCGGAACAATTCGCTGGCAGGTGCCGCTCGGCGAGTATGCGGAACTGACGGCTCGAGGGATTCCGCAGACCGGAACGGAAACGTTTGGCGGAACAATCGTGACGGCTGGCGGGCTGGTTTTCATTGGCGGGACCAAGGACGAGAAGTTTCATGCGTTCGATAAACAGTCCGGCAAATTGCTCTGGGAACATCAGCTCGATGCCGGAGGCTATGCCACGCCGGCGACCTACGCAGTGAACGGGAAGCAGTACGTGGTCATCGCTGCAGGCGGAGCAGGCAAATTAAGGACACGCGCTGGAGACGCGTTTGTCGCCTTCGCATTGCCGAATTAG
- a CDS encoding MGH1-like glycoside hydrolase domain-containing protein, producing MTQPQSHTNGQKTAEHLRLEESVKRAENWKRWGPYLSERQWGTVREDYSENGDAWGYFRHDHARSRVYRWGEDGLLGLTDRQCRLCFAVSLWNGRDPILKERLFGLTGPEGNHGEDVKECYYYLDSTPTHSYMKALYRYPHAEFPYAELVAENGKRGLHDREYELIDTGVFRENRFFDITIEYAKESDNDILMRITAKNQGPEAHDLWMLPTFWFRNTWVWGCHHEGCWMKPRILSVDENSVETRHESLQPFRCTFSPSASGEARPLLFTENETNSEQLFGTPNDSPYVKDAFHRYVINDEKDAVHPKKLGTKVAGLYHNTIPPGGEVEIRVRLSDATRLVEDPLGKPYEQTFANRIREADEFYATVIPPQLSEEERNVSRQAYAGLLWSKQFYHYIVDDWLNGDRDVAPPPEQRKHGRNYRWRHLYARDIISMPDKWEYPWFAAWDLAFHMLPMAKVDPVFAKKQLILLLREWYMHPNGQLPAYEFAFYDVNPPVHAWACLRVFQITGGNDHHFLAKAFQRLLLNFTWWVNQIDANGDNVFAGGFLGLDNIGVFDRTKGLPAGAQLEQADGTAWMAFYCGTMLTIALELARNDEAYAEMASKFLDHFVRITDAINCLDGDGLWDEDDAFYFDHLRMDGKSVPLKVRSLVGLLPLIAVVILDEELIDRLPSFRRKLDWFIKFRHDLVKHITFAEPDSNSNRMLLSIPSKKRLKRVAAVLLDETEFLSDYGIRSLSRKHEKEPFELTVQGVTHQVAYVPGESDSWMFGGNSNWRGPIWFPINFMLIEALRHYHEFYDKELTVECPTGSGNWITLDEAADELMCRLSRLFLPRASDGQRPSMVESKKDIDPALWQQYVLFHEYFHGDTGEGLGASHQTGWTALITTCLDMLSLNRAQKESVEMSAST from the coding sequence ATGACACAGCCGCAATCGCATACGAACGGACAGAAGACGGCTGAACATTTGCGACTCGAAGAGAGTGTTAAACGGGCGGAGAACTGGAAGCGGTGGGGTCCCTACCTTTCCGAACGGCAATGGGGAACGGTCCGCGAGGATTACTCCGAGAACGGCGACGCCTGGGGCTATTTCCGTCACGATCACGCACGCAGCCGCGTTTACCGCTGGGGCGAAGATGGCCTGCTCGGTCTCACCGATCGCCAGTGTCGGCTGTGTTTCGCGGTGTCGCTCTGGAATGGACGGGACCCGATCCTCAAAGAGCGGCTCTTCGGCCTGACTGGGCCCGAAGGGAATCACGGCGAAGACGTGAAGGAGTGTTACTACTACCTCGACTCGACCCCGACACACTCTTATATGAAAGCTCTGTATCGCTATCCTCACGCCGAGTTTCCATATGCGGAACTCGTGGCCGAGAACGGAAAGCGGGGGCTGCACGATCGCGAGTACGAACTGATCGACACGGGCGTTTTTCGAGAGAACCGCTTCTTCGACATCACAATCGAGTACGCCAAAGAGAGCGATAACGACATCCTGATGCGGATTACCGCCAAGAATCAGGGGCCGGAAGCTCACGACCTGTGGATGTTGCCGACGTTCTGGTTCCGCAATACGTGGGTCTGGGGGTGTCATCACGAAGGCTGCTGGATGAAGCCGCGGATCCTCTCGGTGGATGAGAATTCCGTTGAGACACGACACGAATCGCTGCAGCCGTTTCGGTGTACGTTCAGCCCTTCCGCATCGGGCGAGGCGAGACCCCTGCTCTTCACCGAGAACGAAACGAACTCGGAGCAGTTGTTCGGAACTCCCAATGACTCACCGTATGTGAAGGACGCGTTTCATCGTTATGTGATCAACGATGAAAAGGATGCCGTCCATCCCAAGAAGCTCGGCACGAAAGTCGCGGGACTCTATCACAACACAATTCCTCCCGGCGGCGAGGTCGAAATCCGCGTTCGTCTGTCCGATGCGACTCGACTGGTCGAAGATCCACTCGGCAAGCCATATGAACAGACTTTTGCGAACCGAATCCGCGAAGCCGATGAGTTCTATGCCACAGTCATTCCGCCCCAACTCAGCGAGGAAGAGCGGAACGTGAGCAGGCAGGCGTACGCAGGGCTCCTGTGGTCGAAGCAGTTCTACCATTACATCGTCGACGACTGGCTCAACGGCGACCGGGATGTGGCTCCGCCCCCCGAGCAGCGGAAGCATGGGCGCAACTATCGCTGGCGGCATCTCTATGCCCGAGACATCATCTCGATGCCGGACAAATGGGAGTACCCGTGGTTTGCAGCGTGGGATCTGGCGTTTCACATGCTCCCCATGGCCAAGGTCGATCCCGTGTTCGCCAAGAAGCAGCTCATCCTGCTGCTCCGCGAATGGTATATGCATCCCAACGGTCAGCTTCCGGCTTACGAGTTTGCCTTTTACGATGTGAATCCGCCCGTTCACGCCTGGGCCTGTCTTCGTGTCTTCCAGATTACCGGTGGCAACGATCACCACTTCCTGGCCAAGGCATTTCAACGCCTGTTGTTGAACTTCACCTGGTGGGTCAACCAGATTGACGCGAACGGCGACAACGTTTTTGCGGGCGGGTTTCTTGGGCTGGATAACATCGGAGTCTTCGACCGCACGAAGGGATTGCCAGCCGGAGCCCAGTTGGAACAGGCCGACGGCACAGCCTGGATGGCGTTCTATTGCGGCACGATGCTCACCATCGCGCTGGAACTCGCACGCAACGATGAAGCGTATGCGGAGATGGCATCGAAGTTTCTCGATCACTTTGTACGCATCACCGACGCCATCAACTGCCTGGATGGAGACGGGCTCTGGGATGAAGACGATGCGTTCTACTTTGATCACCTGAGAATGGACGGTAAGTCGGTCCCGCTGAAAGTGCGTTCGCTCGTCGGGTTGCTGCCGCTGATTGCCGTGGTCATTCTCGATGAAGAATTGATCGACCGGCTCCCCTCTTTCCGCCGCAAGCTCGACTGGTTCATCAAGTTCCGCCACGACCTCGTCAAACACATCACGTTCGCCGAGCCCGATTCAAACAGTAATCGGATGCTACTGTCGATTCCTTCAAAGAAGCGTTTGAAGCGGGTCGCGGCTGTCCTGCTCGATGAAACCGAGTTTCTCTCGGATTACGGCATCCGATCGTTGTCGAGGAAGCACGAGAAAGAGCCGTTCGAACTGACCGTTCAGGGAGTCACACATCAGGTTGCTTATGTCCCTGGTGAATCGGACAGTTGGATGTTCGGCGGGAATTCCAACTGGCGGGGGCCGATCTGGTTTCCGATCAACTTCATGCTCATCGAAGCTCTCCGGCATTATCATGAGTTCTACGACAAAGAACTGACGGTCGAATGCCCGACCGGTTCCGGGAACTGGATCACACTCGACGAAGCGGCCGATGAGTTGATGTGTCGTCTGTCCAGGCTGTTTCTTCCACGCGCTTCAGACGGACAACGGCCTTCGATGGTGGAGTCCAAGAAGGATATCGACCCGGCTCTCTGGCAGCAGTATGTGCTCTTCCACGAATACTTCCATGGAGATACCGGCGAGGGACTCGGAGCCTCACATCAGACGGGTTGGACGGCTCTGATCACGACCTGTCTCGACATGCTGAGCCTGAATCGAGCGCAGAAGGAATCGGTCGAAATGTCGGCTTCAACGTAG
- a CDS encoding PRC-barrel domain-containing protein produces the protein MKRLQSVTAGIAMMAVFGLMTSAHAEQPARAAAEGQGAQQYVPTSQIIGAGIRDANNEQIANVDDLVMNRQGKVQYVIAGVGGLAGLGESQVAIPVESLQCQCTTEDGERECYMTISMTQEKLSEAPKLEKENHAELFDTAWISQNRSYFSAKSAENAQARRAGSLVLHSNLNDVYLNTPNEEEDQGQIDDLVVDTAEHKVKFAIIGLGGTLGVGENYVAVPFEALQLRLNEDNAFEVSTNMTVEQLKAAPKVTSPDYVELQGDEFRNQIKNLKSDRPARTPRNP, from the coding sequence ATGAAGAGACTACAAAGTGTTACAGCGGGCATTGCGATGATGGCGGTTTTCGGACTGATGACCTCCGCCCATGCCGAACAGCCCGCACGCGCCGCCGCTGAAGGTCAAGGAGCCCAGCAGTACGTTCCGACTTCCCAGATTATTGGTGCTGGAATTCGGGACGCAAACAACGAGCAGATCGCCAATGTCGACGATCTGGTCATGAATCGCCAGGGCAAAGTGCAGTATGTGATTGCCGGAGTTGGTGGGCTGGCCGGACTGGGCGAAAGCCAGGTCGCAATTCCTGTCGAATCGCTTCAGTGTCAGTGCACGACTGAAGACGGCGAACGGGAATGCTACATGACGATCTCGATGACTCAGGAGAAACTGTCGGAAGCCCCGAAACTTGAGAAAGAAAACCATGCCGAACTCTTCGACACTGCATGGATTTCACAGAACCGCAGCTACTTCAGTGCGAAGTCGGCTGAAAACGCTCAGGCACGGCGTGCTGGTAGCCTCGTGCTGCACTCGAACCTGAATGACGTTTATCTGAACACACCAAACGAAGAAGAAGATCAGGGACAGATTGATGATCTCGTCGTTGATACTGCGGAACACAAAGTGAAATTCGCAATCATCGGCCTTGGCGGTACTCTGGGAGTCGGTGAGAACTATGTCGCCGTTCCTTTTGAAGCTCTGCAGCTTCGCCTGAACGAAGACAACGCCTTTGAAGTTTCGACCAACATGACCGTTGAGCAGTTGAAAGCGGCTCCGAAAGTAACGAGTCCGGACTATGTTGAACTGCAGGGAGACGAATTCCGCAATCAGATCAAGAATCTGAAAAGCGACCGTCCTGCCCGCACTCCGCGAAACCCGTAA
- a CDS encoding acyltransferase family protein, whose translation MQDCKAEAIFRLCFFYARIPFLELAIPFRNGCSKPLHCGGLAPVLTFALLVGVHALPETFHYSVGFTIESLLMGLLMIQLVMLSNRGCWKWLDWKPIRFLGVLSYSMYLYHAWGLAAGRRIGTGSLPLEVFAGVGFTILLACGSYYCVEVPFQKLRDQWEPWIAADRRHQPAAVASTT comes from the coding sequence GTGCAGGACTGTAAAGCAGAGGCGATCTTTCGTCTCTGCTTTTTTTATGCGCGGATTCCCTTTCTAGAACTCGCGATTCCCTTCCGAAACGGCTGCTCAAAACCATTACATTGTGGGGGGCTGGCTCCCGTCCTTACATTCGCCCTTCTGGTCGGCGTGCACGCGTTGCCGGAGACCTTTCATTACAGCGTCGGATTCACGATCGAATCACTGCTCATGGGCCTGCTGATGATTCAGCTCGTCATGCTCTCCAATCGCGGCTGTTGGAAATGGCTGGACTGGAAACCGATCCGATTTCTCGGCGTTCTGTCCTATTCCATGTACCTGTATCATGCCTGGGGGCTGGCTGCGGGGCGTAGGATCGGAACCGGCTCGCTCCCGCTGGAGGTCTTTGCCGGAGTCGGCTTTACCATTCTACTGGCGTGCGGATCCTACTACTGCGTCGAAGTGCCATTTCAGAAGCTCCGCGATCAATGGGAACCGTGGATCGCCGCCGACCGACGGCATCAACCTGCCGCCGTCGCATCAACGACTTAG
- a CDS encoding GlsB/YeaQ/YmgE family stress response membrane protein, giving the protein MTQDQIMTIAEQAANEMLLWVGFGTLVGLAAKAVMPGRDPGGAVSTMIMGIGGSVIGCGVLAFFWEGLVISPVSIVGSVVSTAGAFTLLFFYKLLSGSFFAEAEDGDYFLHRYRRNRRRRRMVRGT; this is encoded by the coding sequence ATGACACAAGACCAGATCATGACCATCGCTGAACAGGCCGCCAACGAGATGCTGCTCTGGGTCGGCTTCGGGACCCTGGTGGGACTGGCAGCCAAGGCAGTGATGCCGGGTCGCGATCCTGGTGGAGCCGTTTCGACGATGATCATGGGAATTGGCGGAAGCGTCATCGGCTGCGGTGTGCTCGCCTTTTTCTGGGAAGGCCTGGTGATCTCCCCGGTTTCCATTGTTGGGTCGGTCGTGTCGACTGCCGGTGCCTTTACCTTGCTCTTCTTCTACAAACTTCTATCCGGCAGCTTCTTCGCGGAAGCCGAGGATGGCGATTACTTCCTTCATCGCTATCGCCGCAATCGCCGTCGTCGCAGAATGGTCCGCGGCACCTGA